The DNA region TGCGCTGCCGCCGTAGAACAGCACGTAGAAGACAAGCGATCGCAGGGCCGCCAGCAACCAAGTCAAAGGTCAGCCAGACCCGCCGCACGGCTAGCGATCAACTTGTGATATTCGAGGAACAGCGTGCCGAGATCGGGCTGTGAGGGCACAGCATCGCGGATCACGGTAACATGATCGGGCAGCGTCCGGTCAAGCTCACCTGCGGCGCGGCGCATATGCCAATCGGTCGTCACCAGCCGCAGCGAGCGAACCTCTTTCTGCGCAACCCACTTGGCGGTTTCGGCGGCGTTGCTGCGGGTATCGACCGCCGCAAAGCCCAATGTGACGCAGCAGTCCATCTCGGCCGCCGAGACGCCGAATTCGGCAGCAAATTCGACCGGGCGCACTTCGCGGTCGACGCCGCTGACCAGCATTTTGTCGGCCAGCCCTTTGTCCAGCACTTCAAGCCCGCGCGCGATCCGCCCCGGCCCGCCGGTGACGACGATCACCGCATCGGTGGTCACGGCCTCGGCCACGGGCTTGGGCAGGGCGACGGCAAACCACAGGAAGCCGATCGCCCACGCCAGAAACATCAAGGAGACTACACGCCGGATCATGGGTCTGAGCCTAAAGCATGTCGCGCAAGGCAAGCGCAATGGTGATCCGCGCGGTCACCAAGGCGAGCAGCACCCCGATCAGCGGGATCATCGCGATCACCAGCCAATCTGTCAGCCCCAAACCGCCGCTGCCGACCATTCCGCTGTCGAGCGCGGCGAATTGCTGGCCGAGCAGCCACACCGCGCCAACGCCAAGGCCAGCGCCTGCAAGCGCGCCGAACACCGCCTCGCGCAGCACATCGCGCAGGAACACCGCCGACATCTGCTTCTCACTGGCGCCGAGCAGGTGCATGATCTCGACCGTGTCGCGCGCGCCGGCAAAGGCATTGCGCGCCGCCAGCCACACCGCTGCTGCGGTCGCCAGCGCGACCAAGGCGATCAGGCCGAGCGCGAGATATTGCATGGCCAACAGCGCATCATAGACCGGGCGCAGGAAATCGCCTTGGGCATCGACCCGGGCACCGGGCACTTGAGCGGCCAGCGCAGCCTCGATCCGCGTGATGTCCGCGCGGCTGGCGCTGCCGGTCAGCTCGACATCGATCAGCGCCGGGATCGGCACGTCATTGCTGGTCGCGCCTTCGCCGAGCCAGGGTTCGAGCAAGGCGACCAGCTCCGCCTCGGGCACCAGCCGCACGGATTGCACGCCTTCCATCCGGGTCAGCACCTTGACCGCCGCCGCGCCGCGCTCGGCCCGCAGATCGGGATTGGGCTCGATCACCTGCACGCTCACCGCGCTGGACAGATCGGCCCGCGCGTTGGTGGCAAGGTTGCGCAGGGCGAGGCCGCCCGCCGCGGCGATCACCACCAGGGCGATCAGGATCGCGATGACCCACGGGATCGGCCCGGTCAGCCGCGTCGGGGGCAGCAGCCGCGCCGCCGCGCGTCCGCGCGGGCGGACGGGTGCGGCCTCGACCACCTCGGTCTCAGGCTCGGCGGGGAGCGGGGGAAGCGTGCTCACTCCGGCTCGCCTCCACCCGGCGAAACCGCGCGCGGCGGATAGCGCAGCGCGCCGGTCGGGTCGGACAGCTGGCCCTTGTGCAGGCGCATGATCAGCGAATCCGGCACCTTCTTGAGCAGGTGGACATCGTGGGTCGCCACCACCACCGTCGTGCCGACGCGGTTGTTGAGGGATTCGAACAAGCGCAGCAGCTTCAGCGCCATGTCGGGGTCGACGTTACCGGTCGGCTCGTCGGCGATCAGCATCTTGGGCCGGACAATCACCGCACGGGCGATGGCGACGCGCTGCTGCTCCCCGCCCGACATGGTGGGCGGCACGGCATGGGCGCGGTGCGACAGGCCGACCCAATCGAGCATATCGCCGACCGACTTCACCACCTTCTTCTCGTCCGTCCCCGCCAGCCGCAGCGGCAACGCGACATTGTCGAAGGCGGTGAGATAGGGGACCAGCCGGAAGTTCTGGAACACGACCCCGAGCCGCCGCCGCAGCTCCGGCAGCCGTTCGCGCGGCATGGTGATCAGATCCTGCCCGAACATCCGGATCGCCCCGCGCGATGGCCGCTGCGCCAAGTAGAGCAGCTTCAGCAGCGAAGTCTTCCCCGCCCCGCTCGCGCCGGTGAGAAAGTAGAAGCTGCCGGGATAAAGCGTGAAGCTGAGATTGCTCAGCACCTCGGGATCGGTGCCGTAGCGCAAGCCGACATTGTCGAATTTCACTTGTCCGGCGAGGCGATCATTCATGCCGCGCACCTATCAGGGGGGCAGGCACGGGGGAAGCCGGAGATCGCAATGCAGGCCATCGATTGCCCGATTTACGCCCCGTAATGTGGAAAACAGAGAGTAAATAGGGGGCTCTGCCGCAGTTGGTCTTGTGCGCGAGAGTGTGGCGAGTATGCAATTTGTGACATGATCATCGCTTGCCCAGCCTGCGGCACCCGTTACGCCGTGCCTGATGCTGCCATCGGCAGTGAGGGCCGCACCGTGCGCTGCGCCAAGTGCAAGCATAGCTGGTTCCAGGATCCGCCCCCATCACCCGAGGGCGCAGCGCCGTCGGACGTGTCTCCGGCCGAGCCTGCCGCGACGCAGCCTGCGCCGCCGGTGACCGAGCCTGTGGCGGTCGCTCCGGCTCCCCCAGCACAGCAATCCTTTGTGGCAGCGCCCGCTCCCGAACCCGAAACCGTCGGCCCCTCGGTCAGCCACTGGCGCTCGCCCGAACCGCCCGCTGCGCCGAACGCCACCGAAGGAGACGCCGCCGTGGCCGCTCCTGCGTCGCGGCGCGGCTTCGGTACGCGCGGCGAAACGCCGGTCGAAGCGGCACCGCCGGAACCGATTGCGATTGCCGACGACACGCCCGATCCGCCCTTCGCGGATGACGAAGACGAGGAGGACGGCGGCTCGCAATTCGGGTACCGCGCGCCCTTCACCCGGCGGCGCAACACGCTGCGGATGTGGACGCTGGCGGCCATGCTGTTTGCAGCGATGGTGCTGGGTACGATCGTGGCGGTAAATTACTACGGCCTGCCCGAATGGGTGCCGATCAGCCGCCCGACCTTCGGTGTCAGCCGTCCGGGACTTGAACTCGATTTCCCCCCGGCCGAGCAGAAGAAGAAGATGCTCGAAACCGGCGAGGAGATCTTCGGGGTGCGCGGGACAATCACCAATAATGGGCGGGAGAGCCTTGATGTCCCCAACCTTCTGGTGGTGTTCAGCGACCGGCGAGATCGCAATATCGGCGACTGGCCGGTAACTCCGGCCAAGCGCCGCCTCGCCCCCGGTGAGACGATCACTGTGACCCAGGCGATCACCAACATCCCGCCCGGCGCCGCCAAGGCTGCCATCGGCTGGGCGCCCAACTGACCCCCTGATGACGCGCCAATCGCAAGCCATCGTCAAAGAGCTTGCGCGGCGCCATACCCCTTGCTAGGGGCGCGCTCCTACCGCGGGGCCAGCACTTTGGCTGCCCCGACAAACCCGAGTGCGGTCGTGGCGGAATTGGTAGACGCGCAACGTTGAGGTCGTTGTGGGCGAAAGCCCGTGGAAGTTCGAGTCTTCTCGACCGCACCAAACAGTCAGCCAAGCAGACATAGTTTCGCCTCCGGGCGCTCTGCACCCCAAAAGTGGCGCAGTTCTGCGGGCTTTGTGGTGGCGCTTCAGCTAGATGCAGAAGCCAGAGACGGGCTCCAAGCTCGGAACATCGCTTGGAATATCGTCGGTATCTTTGTCTAGAAAAACCTGTCTTCACGTCGATTTGATTGGATAAGACGGCTTCAGGCGCAGTGACCGAACTGCCGCTCCTGCTCAGCCCAGTCGCGCGAAATAGCGTTCAACAAAAGGGCGTGCCGGTTGATTCTATCCGGCTGAGCTCCCGTCACAATTGTCTCAACTATCCGTGGGCTGAGCCAAGAGAGCCGCAGCAATCTCACGAGATGCGTGCGGCAACGGTTCTCCGTCTTGCCAAGCTGATTGAGGCTGAGTCCCGGATTTGCAAGCACCAGCTTTTGGGCTCCCTCGGCATCCACCAGCAAAGCGATCAAATCTTTCAGGATCTCGGCAGGCCGGCACTCCAGTCCTTTGATTTTGCCCATTCGAGATGGCGCGTCGGCTCCATGCCGAGCAGATCGCGGGCGAACTGCGGGTTGACCAGCAAGGGCGAGGCGGCCTGAGAATTATAGAACGCGTAGAACTTCGCCATGCCATCATAGATGCTCAGCGGTGTCACCTCCCGCGAACCGGTCACCATCGCACTCATGCGGGCCGCGAACTCCTCTGGCGCGAGGCTTTCGAAACGCACTGTGCGACCGACCGCTTCAGAAAGGTTCGCCGCGACATCATCGCCGACCAGCGCTTCCGGGCCACCGAGCGGGACACGGCGGCCGTCAGCGGCATCAGTCTCGAGCGCGCGGCGCATCGCTTGGGCGACATCTTCAAGACAAACCCAGTTGATCAGCAGATCGGGCTTGGCCGGATAGGCGAAAATCCCTTCGCGCATGATCAATGGCCGGTTCCAGATCCGGTACTGGTTGTCCATGAACACGGTCGGTTCGATGAACACGCACGGGATGCCGGTTTCTTCCAGCGCGCGCTCGATGTCGCGGCGGCCGTCATGCGCAGACAGGTCAAGATCGTGGTCTGCGACGAAGCAGGCGGTGTTAAAGATGATCTTCTTCAGCCCCGCGCGCTTCGCTCCTGCTGCGATCTGGGTGCCGAAATGAGCAGCCTTTTCGCGGTCGAATTCGAACGGCAGGTGGAAGGCGGCGGCATCTTGTCCGGCAAAGGCCTTCGCCATCGCATCGGCATCAGTGATGTCGGCATACACCGTTGGCAGATCGGGAAACGGCGTATCCGCCATAGCATTGCGCCGGCGCACCCCGGCGGTAACGTCGAAGCCGTGCGCGAGCAATTCGGCAACCAGCGGTTGACCTTGATCGGCAGGAGCGCCGAGGACACAGACCTTGCGGATCGTCACGACCAAGCGCTCCGACTCAAGCGCGCCATGCCGCGTGGCCCGACGCTCTGGAGCCATAGCGCATTGCTTGCCGGGCTAGCCGCGCGGTTGGAGCCCGAAACTCCTGTGACTTCAATTGATACCTGATCTTCAGTCGGTTGGAATAGGCGCTTCTCAGGTGCGATTTCGCGGTAAAAATTCACAATCTTGAACTCCCGTTCCCATGCACCCTGCCGCTCCGGCGGCCGTATCTCTTTCGGCCGATTAGCTACTGCTGCGGACCGCGGATATTCTTCAAATAGGCTAGGCACCGCATTGCAGCAGCAACTGGCCGGGTCGCAGTCGGCCCTTTGGACAAGCTTCCTACTGAAAAGCGGTCAAGACGAGCGTTCAAAAGCGTTGGCCACAAAATCCCTGCCAAGGCGCAAGCCAACAGGATCAACGCTGTGAGGTATCCCATAGGAAATGTGCGTCGTGACATCGACACCCAGCCGTTTGAGCTCGCTTTCCGCCATATGCAGCGCCGCGATCGGTACGACCGGATCAGCCGTTCCGTGGACCAGCAATACCGGCGGCTTCGAGAAATCAGAGTTCGCGAGTCCAGTCGTTGCGGTGAGCATCCCCGAATAGCCAACCACAGCAGCGACCGGCCGGGGTCGGCGCAGCCCGACATGGAGCGCCATCATCGTGCCTTGGCTGAAGCCGACCAGCGCGAGGTCCGCCTCGGTTAGTTCATATTCTGCCAGCTTGCGGTCGATGAAGGCGTCGATCGCCGGAGCCGCCGCTGCGGCGCCTGCCGCCAGAGCCGATGGCGCAAATCCGGACAGACCCCACCATTGATAGCCCGCCCCCATCATCCCGCACCGCTGAGGCGCGTGGGGTGCGAGGAACAGCGTGTCGGGAAGCGCGTCCTGCCATTGGGGGGCGAGCGCAATCATGTCGGTTCCGCTCGAACCGAAGCCGTGAAGCAGCAGAACGATCTTCTTGGGCCGCGCGCCGGATCGTGGTTTGAGGCTGGCGCCGTTGACAATTTTCGACAATGAAATGATCTCTCTTGGTGACGTAGGCCGTATGCTTATGGCCAAAATGCTTGGCCGAATACCTGCGTTTCAGGCGCAATCGAGAGATGGTGATACCAGCCGGATTTAACGACCCTGCGCATCAGCGATTGGCATTCCGCGCTATCCCTCTCTAATGCGGAGCCATGCTGCGCATCACCGAACTGACCCTGCCGCTCCATCATCCGGACGAGGCCTTGCCTGCTGCCATTTGCAAGCGACTGAAGATCACCCCGCGCGATCTGGTCCGCTTTGTCGTCGCGCGCCGCGGCCATGATGCACGTGACAAGAACAACATCCAGCTGGTCTATTCGGTCGACGTGAATGTGAAGAACGAGGCGGCGGTGCTTCAGCGCTTTCGCAAGGATCGCAAGGTCCTGCCCACCCCGGACCCGCGCTACCATCTGGTGGCCACAGCGCCTGAAGGGAGCACTTCCAAGCGGCCCGTCGTCATCGGCGCCGGGCCGTGCGGGCTGTTTGCCGGCCTGATCCTGGCCCAGATGGGGTTCCGCCCGATCATCCTCGACCGGGGCAAAGTGGTTCGCGAGCGGACCAAGGACACGTGGGGACTGTGGCGGCAGGGGGTGCTCAATCCGGAATCCAACGCCCAGTTCGGTGAGGGCGGGGCGGGCACCTTTTCTGACGGCAAGCTCTATAGCCGGATCAAGGACCCCAACAATCGCGACCGCAAGGTTCTGACCGAATTCGTGAAAGCCGGAGCACCATCCGAAATCCTGACCGAGGCGCATCCGCATATCGGCACCTTCCGGCTG from uncultured Erythrobacter sp. includes:
- a CDS encoding YdcF family protein, with product MIRRVVSLMFLAWAIGFLWFAVALPKPVAEAVTTDAVIVVTGGPGRIARGLEVLDKGLADKMLVSGVDREVRPVEFAAEFGVSAAEMDCCVTLGFAAVDTRSNAAETAKWVAQKEVRSLRLVTTDWHMRRAAGELDRTLPDHVTVIRDAVPSQPDLGTLFLEYHKLIASRAAGLADL
- a CDS encoding FtsX-like permease family protein, whose amino-acid sequence is MSTLPPLPAEPETEVVEAAPVRPRGRAAARLLPPTRLTGPIPWVIAILIALVVIAAAGGLALRNLATNARADLSSAVSVQVIEPNPDLRAERGAAAVKVLTRMEGVQSVRLVPEAELVALLEPWLGEGATSNDVPIPALIDVELTGSASRADITRIEAALAAQVPGARVDAQGDFLRPVYDALLAMQYLALGLIALVALATAAAVWLAARNAFAGARDTVEIMHLLGASEKQMSAVFLRDVLREAVFGALAGAGLGVGAVWLLGQQFAALDSGMVGSGGLGLTDWLVIAMIPLIGVLLALVTARITIALALRDML
- the ftsE gene encoding cell division ATP-binding protein FtsE, which produces MNDRLAGQVKFDNVGLRYGTDPEVLSNLSFTLYPGSFYFLTGASGAGKTSLLKLLYLAQRPSRGAIRMFGQDLITMPRERLPELRRRLGVVFQNFRLVPYLTAFDNVALPLRLAGTDEKKVVKSVGDMLDWVGLSHRAHAVPPTMSGGEQQRVAIARAVIVRPKMLIADEPTGNVDPDMALKLLRLFESLNNRVGTTVVVATHDVHLLKKVPDSLIMRLHKGQLSDPTGALRYPPRAVSPGGGEPE
- a CDS encoding zinc-ribbon domain-containing protein, with the translated sequence MIIACPACGTRYAVPDAAIGSEGRTVRCAKCKHSWFQDPPPSPEGAAPSDVSPAEPAATQPAPPVTEPVAVAPAPPAQQSFVAAPAPEPETVGPSVSHWRSPEPPAAPNATEGDAAVAAPASRRGFGTRGETPVEAAPPEPIAIADDTPDPPFADDEDEEDGGSQFGYRAPFTRRRNTLRMWTLAAMLFAAMVLGTIVAVNYYGLPEWVPISRPTFGVSRPGLELDFPPAEQKKKMLETGEEIFGVRGTITNNGRESLDVPNLLVVFSDRRDRNIGDWPVTPAKRRLAPGETITVTQAITNIPPGAAKAAIGWAPN
- a CDS encoding NmrA family NAD(P)-binding protein: MTIRKVCVLGAPADQGQPLVAELLAHGFDVTAGVRRRNAMADTPFPDLPTVYADITDADAMAKAFAGQDAAAFHLPFEFDREKAAHFGTQIAAGAKRAGLKKIIFNTACFVADHDLDLSAHDGRRDIERALEETGIPCVFIEPTVFMDNQYRIWNRPLIMREGIFAYPAKPDLLINWVCLEDVAQAMRRALETDAADGRRVPLGGPEALVGDDVAANLSEAVGRTVRFESLAPEEFAARMSAMVTGSREVTPLSIYDGMAKFYAFYNSQAASPLLVNPQFARDLLGMEPTRHLEWAKSKDWSAGLPRS
- a CDS encoding dienelactone hydrolase family protein, whose amino-acid sequence is MSKIVNGASLKPRSGARPKKIVLLLHGFGSSGTDMIALAPQWQDALPDTLFLAPHAPQRCGMMGAGYQWWGLSGFAPSALAAGAAAAAPAIDAFIDRKLAEYELTEADLALVGFSQGTMMALHVGLRRPRPVAAVVGYSGMLTATTGLANSDFSKPPVLLVHGTADPVVPIAALHMAESELKRLGVDVTTHISYGIPHSVDPVGLRLGRDFVANAFERSS